The Elaeis guineensis isolate ETL-2024a chromosome 3, EG11, whole genome shotgun sequence region TATAGTAATAGCAAACTTCATAGGGAAGTCGAAAAGGTTTTATGTATAACCTATATGTACCATATGGTATCACATgataaaatgcatgcatgaagttTGAACTAGTCTCGGCAATCGTAGTGCCAGAACTAGTTCAAACTAGACTCCTGCACTCTTATATATAACCCTTAATTTTTATATCAACATTACACAGTTTTGTCAGGCTATGAAGCTTGAACTAGTGCCATCAATCGCGGGCGGGGATTGCTTGAGGTTTTCATCCAAATTTTACACACAAGGCCCCAGCAGATAAAAGTTCAGATCCCGCTGCTGGAAAGTTTATGCCAGTTCCGTCACGTGTGTTTTTGTGTAAACCCCTATCGAATGTCAAAACTGCAAAGAAACCCTTCAGGTTAACTTGCGGCAAAGGTTGAACTAGTGCTTAATATGCACCTCGTCTGGAtgccatatgtatatatatatatatagagcgaGATTAAAAATAGATCGATCAGATTTGAATTAAAATACGATCAAATCAGAATTCGATAATACTGATTCgataatataagtcctacatcaatgatccaaaCTGTTGGATATGATATCCTATCTCAAAATTACTTgcacacaaaaaattatataatttaaaaatctcTAACCTATACATCAAGTAGTCACAAATTGAATAGTTTATataaaattgaattaaaaatattcttcgatcacttgatgcataaactacaaataatctaaattatgacattttgcatccagaaaattataatttttatctacAGGATGTCAAAATataacgcaggatgtcataatttttttaaaaaacagagatatttttgtcattcaaaattttcaaacgaaaaaataaaactacagatTTAATACGGCATATTAGAAAGTGATTGGACAAAAACACTacttccatattatgatatcttgagcTATATTATGACTTCTTGGATTATAATAtggcacaggatgtcataattttttccaaaGAACAGACATATTTTTATTGtacaaattttaaatgaaaaaattgatttgCAGATGTTAAATATGCGTTGAAAAATAATGACTGTGTGGACTAATTGGACAAAACGATATGCTCCATGTCAAATTTTTTACACTGCCCATatacacaaaaaatttctcaatacaTGTCCGGACAAATGGCTAAAGAGCAGTCACTTTTGGTTGGTTGTCGGAGGGAATTCTTTTAGGCCTCCAATTCATCAGCAATCTGCGCTCCTCCATTTCTTCCACCCCAACATTTTAAATGCCTTCTCTGGGTTGTAGACTTGGCATTTAAGAACTTAAGAACAGTCCCATCTCCATAATTCTGCAGTGGAGGAGCCTAATGCTTCACAGAATAAAGCAAACTTAGTAATTCTGAACAACAAAGAACTATTGCTCATGGCATAATTGCAAAGGCTAATAATGCTAATACTAATTACTATTACCAATTGCAATGGCCATCCCCACATATTTctccatgagagagagagaaagagagagagagagagagagcttagtATAGAACAGTTGTTTTGTCCTGTGAGGTCCTATAACAGTCTCGCCAGAATTTAGTACAAGTCTTTTGCATCATTATTTGTAAATTATAATCACAGTTTttatttaaatatcaaatatatattaataGAAATGCCTTGACAGTGGGATCTTTCCACTGCAAGCCATTAAACGAACTGACAAAAACTATTCTACTAGAAGGCAAAGCTGCCAAAATGAGGAAAAGATATGATGGTCCCATACGTAATGAAAGTTGAAACCTGGTATATTTGAGAATTGTTGACAAAAAATTTACACATCTCTATTTGGCAGACCCCGAGTGTAAATTGGATTTCATTTCCAGGTTCCTACTTGCAGGCGAACATTGTGATGAAGCTTGCTTTGGAGGCAATCCCCAAAGATTTGGAGGACTCATCAATCTCTAAGTGCTGAAAACTTGGAACAAAATTTCGGTGAAGAAGATCTAAACATTGGCAGTGCACCATCCGTGCATGCCCCAATCTATGCCAATTCTCGGTCTAATTTTACTTTCGGTCTACGTTTCTTGTCCAAATCAGACCACAAGAAGGCCCATAGTAGGTTAGTCTGCCCCACCAACTACCACGACAATCTTTGGCCCTGGGGTGGAAGCCATCACACTTTCAGCCATAAAGTTTCTCACCATGCATGTTTTGGGCGGGGTCTAAGATGGTTATATCACTGAAAATCTTCCCATTATTTACAGAATAGTGCATAAGAAAGGAAGAGATGAATACAAAAAGAAGGCAAAATATGGAGTATAATAGTAACCATCATGTACGGAACAAACATATTATATGTAATGGTTGGCATTATGgtaataaatattgttgtccttcagaataccaatggATTCCAATTCTCAATAATTACATCACTGTTAAAACCGACCAAGACTAGGCTTCCAGTCTGCCCACTATCGATTAAGGGTGCTTTATAAAATTAAGAACAGAAATGGAGTTAGATTATTCTACCAAATCAACATATTAAACCAATTAACACAGCCACAAATGGCGCTTATTTCTTCAATTGTACAACAACTGTAATAATCCAATGAAACTAATCTTTCAATTCATCCAACACTTGGGCAATAAGTAAAGATATGGCTAACAATAATTTGAGAACTCACTAGCCTCCAAGGACAGGACAGGTACACCAAATCCCATAACGATTTTTGAGGACCTGAGCAGGATGACTAACCCAAATGACAATTAGAAAGGTTAAGAGAGAAGGGGGAAGAGAAAGACCGAACCAGATATCCTGAAGATTGCACATGAAATGCTGCCTAGGATTTCCAGAAGAATTCTACCGCTCCATCCCTACAAAACAAGCCACCAATTAAAAGGCCTAGCGTTAAAAAAATTCTCCCAACCAAGTAGTTGTACACCGACATAAATAGATCCAGCAAATGAATATTAAAAAATGCAGTCTAAAGCAGGATCAAGAAAATGAATTGCGCAAGCAATatgcgggggggggggggagggagcCTACATGAAAAGGCAAAATACCATTGCACCATTTTCAAGTTCACGTATGTATAGATTCTGAACTACAATCTAATGGCAAACCAATTTAATAAAGACAGGTAGAGGCGCCTCTAAAGGCTGAATTGCAGAAAGTATGCCTTTGGTTCAGGGCCACTTGGCATTTGATTATGTATAAAGAGCAAAATGTGCATGGTAAAGTTCCTCTCACAACAACCTGGATATTCATGTCAAACACATGCTAGAACTTTCCCAACATACAGCTTAAGCCTTGCATATGATATGAATGTCCAATTGCATGAATTTGGATAAACATTATAGGAGGGAAAAATTatacatgatgaaaattttaCCTTGGTGCAGAAGAGAAAGTTAGAGGTTTCTCTTTTATTCTTTTGCAAGGCAAAAGCATAAAATTGGAGATTTACAAGTTGAAATACAACACCCAGCCACTGAGTTACTACTATAACTGATGCTTAATCGACAAAAAcagtgaaagaaaaaataatttaaaagaaaattaacTGATTCACAATTTTAATCTTTTGCAAAGCAAAAGCATAAAATTGGAGATTTACAAGTTGAAATACAACAATCAGCCACTGAGTTACTACTATAACTGATGCTTAATGCACAACAACagggaaacaaaaaaaatattttcaaagcaAATTAACTGATTCACAAACTAAAAATAATATGAGTGCATTTTACAACCAATAAATCCTGTCAAGGCTGTTCATACAtcaaatataggtaaaagaacaAACATctactatttttaattaactagGTCTATCTTACCCACTTAAGAGAAAATCTTTAAAACAGAATAAACAGTCAATATTTTGTTAGGAAATGACAAAATACACTTtcgattttaaaatcaaataacaaaACCAAGGTGGATTCATCTAGGGTAAATACGTCAAAAGTAAAAACAATGAAGAGACAAAAGTCATAATACAATCTCCTacttttacagaaaatgagataaAGCACATGAGAGGTGTTGCATTACCTACTTACATAGAACATTCATGAAGTCACTTGAAATAGGAGGACTCATTGGGTTCCACACTTTAAATATCACCATTAAGCCCAAAGAAATCTTTATTCAATATGTCTTTATCATCATCAGGACTTGTGCCATTAGTGGGAGATTCAATGTCATCCACAGCAAACCGGCAGGGAATGCGAGTACCTTGACCAATAAAACCAAGACTTCTCCCTTGTCCTTTATCCGGTAAAGTCTGTGACACTGTACCACCACCCTGGATGTTGCTCAAGTTAGGAAAACCAAGATTTCTCCCTTGTCCCTGATCAGGCAAAGTCTGTGACACTGCACCAGCACCTTGAATGTTTTTCAAATTAGGTACAAGATAAGGTGATTGATTAATGGGACCAATATTCCCATCAGGGGTCTGTGCCCTCCAACCAGCGCTGGCATCAGTACAGGATGGCACTGACGAATAAATTGATTTAGGAATCAAGTATCTATTTAGTACAGTGATATCCTTGAAGCCTTCGTCCAAGACTTGTGCCTGACCCAGTTGTGCATTATTTGACTGAGATGAGAGTAGGCTGTTGTCCACAATTGCACTGTTCTTATAGCTGGAGCAATAGCTGATTGGGGCAGGACTGCTCCCTTCCTGAAAACTAGTCAACAGCCGCGGAGGGACAACCATGCAGTTCTGATTTATGAGACCAGGATCATTCCCATCTTGGAAACTGGTTGATGATTGAGAAGGACCCATGGGTTCCTGATTTATGAGACCAGGATTATTCCCACCTTGAGAACTGGTCAATGATGAATTCCGACTTACAAGACTAAGATTATTACCTGCCTGCATACTATTTGATGACTTCGGAGGAGCAAATATAGAGTTCTGATTCATAGTAGGATTATTCTCTGCTTGTAAACTAGTTGATGACTGAGAAGGCACTAATACAGAGTTCTGATTCACGAGCACAGGCTTCTCCCTTGCCTGAAACCTCTTTGACACCTGAGAGGGAAGAACTAGACAAGATGGTTGCACATTAATTGCATGATGGGATTCTGATAGCACAGGATGAGGTTGTTGCTGCTGTAACATCGGGACCAGCAAGTTACTATTTTGAGTGCTACTTAACCCTCCAAGATTGCTGCCAGAGACCACCCCAAGGTTATTGGAGGACCAAGTAGGAAAACCAGAAGACAAGCCCCTAACAGCTACATTTGATTGAGGGAACTGTTTGGGCATGTTGGCCTGGCATTTTATCAGAGGTTGACCAAACACTATGCCATGTTCAACAGGAACAGATTTAGCTCCTTGAATTGAGGCTTGTTGAAGAACTGGTTGGACCATTTCTGGCATTCCTAAGCTGCCAGCAGGTCGGCCGAATAGCTCATCTTGCCAAGCAGCCAAGGTTTGTGGAGGAATTTGACCTGAGACCGTCAATGTTTGGAAATCAAGGCTTCCAAGTGAAGGCACTTCTGCATTTGAGCCAGCATCAGGCAATGAAATAGGAAGTCCAGTGTGGTGTTGAGCTGAACTCAATCTCTTCAGATACAATCTGAATTTCTGCACAAGTTCAACAAATTACTAGAAAATTAGAATTATAGACATGGACTACAAGGAAAAACTGAAAAACATAATTATGGACTATGTGCAGTGAATCAAAAAGAAATATGTTAATGGTTTTATAATATTcctatatcatttatttttaagtttCCTTAATATACTTTTCTTTTACTATTGTAGTTTTTAAGTACAATCAAACTCTGATTCATGCAACCAGTCCATCATTTGCTACTTATTACGGTCGACCATGGACtgatacatgaaaaaaaaaa contains the following coding sequences:
- the LOC105041115 gene encoding two-component response regulator ORR21 isoform X2; this encodes MATVQQMPLSSMDMGSVYGGSSSKVNKPMPKDFPMGLRVLVVDDDTTCLKVLERMLLECHYNVMSADMRTSIVMQGIKHGACDYLIKPVRMEELKNIWQHVVRKKWKENREAEHSDSFEDTDHNRRVIDDAEKTSSGTDATDNICKSQKKRRDVKEDDEGELDNTDSSSKKPRVVWTVELHQQFVNAVNQLGVDRAVPKRILDLMNVPGLTRENVASHLQKFRLYLKRLSSAQHHTGLPISLPDAGSNAEVPSLGSLDFQTLTVSGQIPPQTLAAWQDELFGRPAGSLGMPEMVQPVLQQASIQGAKSVPVEHGIVFGQPLIKCQANMPKQFPQSNVAVRGLSSGFPTWSSNNLGVVSGSNLGGLSSTQNSNLLVPMLQQQQPHPVLSESHHAINVQPSCLVLPSQVSKRFQAREKPVLVNQNSVLVPSQSSTSLQAENNPTMNQNSIFAPPKSSNSMQAGNNLSLVSRNSSLTSSQGGNNPGLINQEPMGPSQSSTSFQDGNDPGLINQNCMVVPPRLLTSFQEGSSPAPISYCSSYKNSAIVDNSLLSSQSNNAQLGQAQVLDEGFKDITVLNRYLIPKSIYSSVPSCTDASAGWRAQTPDGNIGPINQSPYLVPNLKNIQGAGAVSQTLPDQGQGRNLGFPNLSNIQGGGTVSQTLPDKGQGRSLGFIGQGTRIPCRFAVDDIESPTNGTSPDDDKDILNKDFFGLNGDI
- the LOC105041115 gene encoding two-component response regulator ORR21 isoform X1; translation: MATVQQMPLSSMDMGSVYGGSSSKVNKPMPKDFPMGLRVLVVDDDTTCLKVLERMLLECHYNVTTCNMATTALSILRESKGGFDVVMSDVHMPDMDGFKLLELIGLEMDLPVIMMSADMRTSIVMQGIKHGACDYLIKPVRMEELKNIWQHVVRKKWKENREAEHSDSFEDTDHNRRVIDDAEKTSSGTDATDNICKSQKKRRDVKEDDEGELDNTDSSSKKPRVVWTVELHQQFVNAVNQLGVDRAVPKRILDLMNVPGLTRENVASHLQKFRLYLKRLSSAQHHTGLPISLPDAGSNAEVPSLGSLDFQTLTVSGQIPPQTLAAWQDELFGRPAGSLGMPEMVQPVLQQASIQGAKSVPVEHGIVFGQPLIKCQANMPKQFPQSNVAVRGLSSGFPTWSSNNLGVVSGSNLGGLSSTQNSNLLVPMLQQQQPHPVLSESHHAINVQPSCLVLPSQVSKRFQAREKPVLVNQNSVLVPSQSSTSLQAENNPTMNQNSIFAPPKSSNSMQAGNNLSLVSRNSSLTSSQGGNNPGLINQEPMGPSQSSTSFQDGNDPGLINQNCMVVPPRLLTSFQEGSSPAPISYCSSYKNSAIVDNSLLSSQSNNAQLGQAQVLDEGFKDITVLNRYLIPKSIYSSVPSCTDASAGWRAQTPDGNIGPINQSPYLVPNLKNIQGAGAVSQTLPDQGQGRNLGFPNLSNIQGGGTVSQTLPDKGQGRSLGFIGQGTRIPCRFAVDDIESPTNGTSPDDDKDILNKDFFGLNGDI